A region from the Rhodamnia argentea isolate NSW1041297 chromosome 7, ASM2092103v1, whole genome shotgun sequence genome encodes:
- the LOC115731848 gene encoding uncharacterized protein LOC115731848, producing the protein MSMPKEPELVMKLRGGSVLGKKTILKSDHFPGCQNKRLSPQIDGAPNYRQADSLHVHGVAIPTIHGIRNVLKHIGAQIDGKGVKVLWINLREEPVNASNETKAFKLMYCFVPTTYVFFELCQLRCIGPLCLLYELYLSGSFF; encoded by the exons ATGTCGATGCCGAAGGAGCCCGAGCTGGTTATGAAGCTGCGGGGAGGCTCGGTGCTTGGGAAGAAGACGATTCTCAAGAGCGATCACTTCCCCGGTTGCCAGAACAAGCGCTTGTCCCCGCAGATCGACGGCGCTCCTAATTATCGTCAG GCTGATTCGTTGCATGTCCATGGTGTTGCTATTCCAACCATTCATGGAATAAGGAATGTCCTTAAGCATATCGGTGCCCAAATTGATGGGAAGGGAGTTAAAGTTCTCTGGATTAATCTGCGTGAGGAACCGGTAAATGCATCTAATGAGACCAAAGCATTCAAATTAATGTATTGTTTTGTGCCTACTACTTATGTTTTCTTTGAGTTGTGTCAACTCCGTTGTATTGGACCGTTGTGTCTTCTTTATGAGTTGTATCTATCTGGAAGTTTCTTTTAA